The proteins below are encoded in one region of Oryzias melastigma strain HK-1 linkage group LG7, ASM292280v2, whole genome shotgun sequence:
- the l1cama gene encoding neural cell adhesion molecule L1.2 isoform X2 translates to MARVQQQQVCSRGQRSSHLPLVFLTFLCFGAQAVIQIPSNYHISDIKRPPVIVNPPKSVIVVGVDEFIMSCEASGTPEPSFTWTKDGHKFDPRSEPHLKVSEHLGSFEFKAYNGSNMVNLKNYQGKYVCYASNDLGTAMSKEATLSIDGLPSLQKEKVSTFKADEGSNITLKCNPPESSMVPVIHWMDWKLRHIELSDRVVVGKDGNLYFAYLNTSDSRDDYICNLQYMETRTILTKDAISLQVKPSNSVVRKRRPHMITPTGPTSTYLVLRGQTFDLECIAQGFPTPQVMWLRKDGELSESRTVKEFFNHRLRFLNISESDGGEYQCIAENTQGKAKHTFMLTVEAAPYWIKEPVSQLYAAGETVRLDCQADGTPSPTIRWTVNGGPLPENSKRIRVESGSLILEQVEFGDTAVYQCRASNKHGTIFTNTHVYVINLPPQILTKDGKIYLHTEGQKALLECKTFGSPKPKVMWERGGSLLLADPRVNLLTSGALEISNVTFDDKGLYSCNVQNSNLSITAELEVFNRTVILSMPRELKVQPGNEALFPCNALVDSNFRDPQILWRKDNQKLQESISDTKYTFDESNLIIADVNTEDEGVYTCEVITSLDMAKANGTLILIDRPDPPSNLLLADPDNRVVTLRWTPGDDHNSPVQEYVVEFEDQSLKERGWQKLEKVRGNKDHAVLSLWPYMSYKFRISAINDVGKSNPSLPSEIYNTSAEAPNKNPEYVRSESVHPDTLVIDWKEMEKHEFNGPDFHYKVLWRRAVGSGPKWHENITKESHVIIGDVGTYVAFEIKVQAANAIGDGPDPDPIIGYSGEDVPLESPMDVGVVLINSTTVKVTWAPIDRELVRGKLLGYKIHLTWNGYRFHHSHGSTHTETTIVEKTGPNEEKKVISNLRPFSSYNLAVTVFNNKGEGPPSDALPFETDEGVPGPPAVLNLHSPSETEMTMQWRPPVHPNGILTGYVLQYQEITNNTDSLIKEKTIDDPKITQHTLKGLDPHSRYRFYLIGRTATGNGEPIMKIMKTIPDALPIGINLTGGENLVNVSWGVKRKNRHTDFEIHYHDGNESNWKKIEKLNSSQSFYQLQGLTPGSTYHLQFVYEKKVFFKAHVNTTTSAAMQKSFATQGWFISVVSAAVLLLLILLILCFIKRSKGGKYSVKDKEDGPMDSEARPMKDETFGEYSDLEEKQTASQPSLCEDSKLCSDNNLDFNGSSVITTELNLDESLVSEISRPSVQEGFHSLPPNSTFNPVPVSSATNGVSNLVTIPD, encoded by the exons ATGGCTCGCGTGCAGCAACAGCAGGTCTGCAGTAGGGGGCAGCGCTCCTCCCACCTCCCTCTTGTTTTCCTCACCTTCCTTTGCTTCGGTGCCCAAGCAGTCATACAAATACCCTCCAACT ACCACATAAGTGATA TCAAGAGACCTCCTGTGATCGTTAATCCTCCAAAGTCGGTCATAGTTGTGGGTGTGGATGAGTTCATCATGAGCTGTGAAGCCTCTGGAACACCTGAACCCAG TTTCACGTGGACAAAGGATGGACACAAGTTTGACCCACGCAGTGAACCGCACCTGAAGGTTTCAGAGCACTTGGGCTCATTTGAATTCAAAGCATATAATGGTAGCAACATGGTCAACCTGAAGAATTACCAAGGCAAATATGTCTGCTACGCATCCAATGACCTGGGGACAGCCATGTCCAAAGAGGCCACACTCAGCATTGATG GTCTACCTtctctgcagaaagaaaaagtttccaCTTTTAAGGCGGATGAGGGATCTAATATCACGTTAAAGTGTAATCCTCCGGAGAGCTCCATGGTGCCCGTCATCCACTGGATGGACTGGA aACTGCGCCACATTGAGCTAAGCGATCGGGTGGTAGTGGGAAAGGATGGCAACCTGTACTTTGCTTATCTGAATACCTCCGACTCCAGGGATGACTACATCTGCAACCTCCAGTACATGGAAACTCGCACGATTCTGACGAAAGACGCCATTTCCCTTCAGGTCAAACCCT CAAATTCGGTAGTGCGGAAACGGAGACCCCACATGATAACTCCGACTGGACCCACGAGCACGTACCTGGTCCTCAGGGGACAGACCTTTGATCTGGAGTGCATCGCGCAAGGCTT tccaactcctcaAGTGATGTGGTTGAGAAAAGACGGCGAGCTTTCGGAATCCCGGACTGTCAAAGAGTTTTTTAACCACCGCCTACGCTTCCTAAATATCTCTGAAAGTGACGGGGGAGAGTACCAGTGCATAGCTGAAAACACCCAGGGGAAAGCCAAACACACTTTCATGTTGACTGTGGAAG CTGCTCCTTATTGGATCAAAGAGCCAGTTAGTCAGCTTTACGCTGCTGGTGAGACTGTCAGATTAGATTGCCAGGCAGACGGCACCCCCTCTCCCACCATCCGTTGGACCGTCAACGGGGGTCCCCTTCCAG AAAACTCTAAGCGTATCAGGGTGGAGAGTGGGTCCCTCATCCTTGAGCAGGTGGAGTTTGGAGACACTGCCGTCTACCAGTGCCGGGCCTCCAACAAACATGGAACCATCTTCACCAACACGCATGTCTACGTCATCA atctaCCCCCTCAAATTCTTACTAAAGATGGGAAGATCTACTTACATACAGAAGGGCAGAAGGCTTTACTGGAGTGCAAGACCTTTGGTTCTCCAAAACCTAAAGTCATGTG gGAAAGAGGGGGCTCTTTGCTTCTCGCTGATCCAAGAGTGAACCTGCTCACCAGTGGGGCTCTTGAGATCTCTAATGTCACCTTCGATGATAAGGGGCTCTACAGCTGCAATGTACAGAACAGCAACTTGTCAATCACTGCTGAACTGGAGGTGTTCA ACAGAACCGTGATCCTGTCTATGCCACGGGAGCTGAAGGTGCAGcctggaaacgaggcattattCCCATGTAATGCCCTTGTTGATTCCAATTTTAGAGACCCTCAGATTCTGTGGAGGAAGGACAATCAGAAGCTTCAGGAATCCATCAGCGATACAAA gtaCACATTTGATGAATCAAACCTCATCATAGCTGATGTGAACACAGAAGATGAGGGGGTGTACACCTGTGAAGTCATCACTAGCCTGGACATGGCTAAAGCCAACGGCACTCTTATTTTAATTG ATCGCCCAGACCCCCCCAGCAACCTCCTGCTTGCAGATCCTGACAACCGCGTTGTCACACTCAGATGGACTCCTGGAGATGACCACAACAGCCCTGTGCAAG agTATGTGGTAGAGTTTGAAGATCAAAGTTTGAAGGAAAGAGGTTGGCAAAAGCTGGAGAAAGTGCGAGGCAACAAAGACCATGCTGTCCTTTCACTGTGGCCATATATGTCCTACAAGTTCCGGATCAGTGCCATCAACGATGTTGGCAAAAGTAACCCCAGCTTACCATCTGAAATCTACAATACAAGTGCTGAAG CTCCAAACAAAAACCCAGAGTATGTCAGGAGTGAGTCCGTACACCCAGACACTTTGGTCATTGACTGGAAG gaaatgGAAAAGCATGAATTCAATGGCCCTGACTTTCACTATAAGGTGCTGTGGAGGCGAGCAGTGGGCAGCGGACCGAAGTGGCACGAAAACATAACAAAAGAGTCACATGTTATTATTGGTGATGTCGGCACTTATGTTGCTTTTGAAATCAAAGTTCAGGCTGCCAACGCGATTGGAGATGGACCTGACCCAGACCCTATCATTGGGTATTCAGGGGAAGATG ttCCACTCGAGAGTCCAATGGACGTTGGAGTTGTTCTGATAAACAGCACTACAGTTAAAGTGACCTGGGCACCGATAGATAGAGAGCTGGTCAGAGGAAAACTGCTTGGATACAAG ATACACCTGACCTGGAATGGTTACAGATTTCATCATAGTCATGGATCTACACATACTGAGACCACTATAGTGGAAAAAACTGGACCCAATGAGGAGAAGAAGGTCATCAGTAATCTTAGACCATTTTCATCGTATAATCTGGCTGTCACTGTTTTCAACAACAAGGGAGAGGGACCTCCTTCTGACGCGCTGCCGTTCGAGACCGACGAGGGAG TACCTGGTCCTCCAGCAGTCCTGAATCTCCACAGCCCATCAGAGACAGAAATGACCATGCAATGGAGACCTCCTGTCCATCCTAATGGAATTCTCACCGGATATGTGCTGCAGTACCAAGAGA taacTAATAATACTGACAGccttataaaagaaaaaacaatagatGACCCTAAGATCACTCAACACACGCTGAAAGGTCTGGACCCTCACAGCAGATACCGCTTCTACCTGATCGGACGCACAGCTACTGGAAACGGAGAGCCGATCATGAAGATCATGAAGACCATTCCAGATG ccCTACCTATAGGGATCAACTTGACTGGGGGGGAAAACTTAGTTAATGTCAGCTGGGGGGTCAAGAGGAAAAACAGGCACACTGATTTCGAGATACACTACCATGATGGCA ATGAGAGTAATTGGAAGAAAATAGAGAAGTTAAACTCCTCTCAGTCGTTCTACCAGCTCCAGGGATTGACCCCTGGCTCTACTTATCACCTACAATTCGTCtacgaaaaaaaagttttctttaaagcccATGTCAACACTACAACATCAG CAGCAATGCAGAAAAGCTTTGCAACACAGGGCTGGTTCATCAGTGTTGTGAGCGCCgccgtgctgctgctgctgatacTGCTCATCCTCTGCTTCATCAAGAGGAGTAAAGGAGGAAAGTACTCAG TGAAAGATAAAGAAGATGGGCCGATGGACTCAGAAGCTCGACCAATGAAGGATGAAACCTTTGGAGAGTATAG TGATCTTGAGGAGAAGCAGACAGCCAGTCAGCCATCCCTGTGTGAGGACAGCAAGCTGTGCAGCGACAACAACCTGGACTTTAACGGCAGCAGCGTCATCACCACTGAGCTCAACCTGGACGAGTCTCTGGTCAGCGAGATCAGCCGTCCAAGCGTCCAAGAGGGTTTCCACAGTCTGCCACCGAACTCCACCTTCAACCCCGTTCCTGTCTCTTCTGCTACCAACGGCGTGTCCAACTTGGTCACCATCCCTGACTAA
- the l1cama gene encoding neural cell adhesion molecule L1.2 isoform X1 — protein sequence MARVQQQQVCSRGQRSSHLPLVFLTFLCFGAQAVIQIPSNYHISDIKRPPVIVNPPKSVIVVGVDEFIMSCEASGTPEPSFTWTKDGHKFDPRSEPHLKVSEHLGSFEFKAYNGSNMVNLKNYQGKYVCYASNDLGTAMSKEATLSIDGLPSLQKEKVSTFKADEGSNITLKCNPPESSMVPVIHWMDWKLRHIELSDRVVVGKDGNLYFAYLNTSDSRDDYICNLQYMETRTILTKDAISLQVKPSNSVVRKRRPHMITPTGPTSTYLVLRGQTFDLECIAQGFPTPQVMWLRKDGELSESRTVKEFFNHRLRFLNISESDGGEYQCIAENTQGKAKHTFMLTVEAAPYWIKEPVSQLYAAGETVRLDCQADGTPSPTIRWTVNGGPLPENSKRIRVESGSLILEQVEFGDTAVYQCRASNKHGTIFTNTHVYVINLPPQILTKDGKIYLHTEGQKALLECKTFGSPKPKVMWERGGSLLLADPRVNLLTSGALEISNVTFDDKGLYSCNVQNSNLSITAELEVFNRTVILSMPRELKVQPGNEALFPCNALVDSNFRDPQILWRKDNQKLQESISDTKYTFDESNLIIADVNTEDEGVYTCEVITSLDMAKANGTLILIDRPDPPSNLLLADPDNRVVTLRWTPGDDHNSPVQEYVVEFEDQSLKERGWQKLEKVRGNKDHAVLSLWPYMSYKFRISAINDVGKSNPSLPSEIYNTSAEAPNKNPEYVRSESVHPDTLVIDWKEMEKHEFNGPDFHYKVLWRRAVGSGPKWHENITKESHVIIGDVGTYVAFEIKVQAANAIGDGPDPDPIIGYSGEDVPLESPMDVGVVLINSTTVKVTWAPIDRELVRGKLLGYKIHLTWNGYRFHHSHGSTHTETTIVEKTGPNEEKKVISNLRPFSSYNLAVTVFNNKGEGPPSDALPFETDEGVPGPPAVLNLHSPSETEMTMQWRPPVHPNGILTGYVLQYQEITNNTDSLIKEKTIDDPKITQHTLKGLDPHSRYRFYLIGRTATGNGEPIMKIMKTIPDALPIGINLTGGENLVNVSWGVKRKNRHTDFEIHYHDGNESNWKKIEKLNSSQSFYQLQGLTPGSTYHLQFVYEKKVFFKAHVNTTTSAAMQKSFATQGWFISVVSAAVLLLLILLILCFIKRSKGGKYSVKDKEDGPMDSEARPMKDETFGEYRSLESDLEEKQTASQPSLCEDSKLCSDNNLDFNGSSVITTELNLDESLVSEISRPSVQEGFHSLPPNSTFNPVPVSSATNGVSNLVTIPD from the exons ATGGCTCGCGTGCAGCAACAGCAGGTCTGCAGTAGGGGGCAGCGCTCCTCCCACCTCCCTCTTGTTTTCCTCACCTTCCTTTGCTTCGGTGCCCAAGCAGTCATACAAATACCCTCCAACT ACCACATAAGTGATA TCAAGAGACCTCCTGTGATCGTTAATCCTCCAAAGTCGGTCATAGTTGTGGGTGTGGATGAGTTCATCATGAGCTGTGAAGCCTCTGGAACACCTGAACCCAG TTTCACGTGGACAAAGGATGGACACAAGTTTGACCCACGCAGTGAACCGCACCTGAAGGTTTCAGAGCACTTGGGCTCATTTGAATTCAAAGCATATAATGGTAGCAACATGGTCAACCTGAAGAATTACCAAGGCAAATATGTCTGCTACGCATCCAATGACCTGGGGACAGCCATGTCCAAAGAGGCCACACTCAGCATTGATG GTCTACCTtctctgcagaaagaaaaagtttccaCTTTTAAGGCGGATGAGGGATCTAATATCACGTTAAAGTGTAATCCTCCGGAGAGCTCCATGGTGCCCGTCATCCACTGGATGGACTGGA aACTGCGCCACATTGAGCTAAGCGATCGGGTGGTAGTGGGAAAGGATGGCAACCTGTACTTTGCTTATCTGAATACCTCCGACTCCAGGGATGACTACATCTGCAACCTCCAGTACATGGAAACTCGCACGATTCTGACGAAAGACGCCATTTCCCTTCAGGTCAAACCCT CAAATTCGGTAGTGCGGAAACGGAGACCCCACATGATAACTCCGACTGGACCCACGAGCACGTACCTGGTCCTCAGGGGACAGACCTTTGATCTGGAGTGCATCGCGCAAGGCTT tccaactcctcaAGTGATGTGGTTGAGAAAAGACGGCGAGCTTTCGGAATCCCGGACTGTCAAAGAGTTTTTTAACCACCGCCTACGCTTCCTAAATATCTCTGAAAGTGACGGGGGAGAGTACCAGTGCATAGCTGAAAACACCCAGGGGAAAGCCAAACACACTTTCATGTTGACTGTGGAAG CTGCTCCTTATTGGATCAAAGAGCCAGTTAGTCAGCTTTACGCTGCTGGTGAGACTGTCAGATTAGATTGCCAGGCAGACGGCACCCCCTCTCCCACCATCCGTTGGACCGTCAACGGGGGTCCCCTTCCAG AAAACTCTAAGCGTATCAGGGTGGAGAGTGGGTCCCTCATCCTTGAGCAGGTGGAGTTTGGAGACACTGCCGTCTACCAGTGCCGGGCCTCCAACAAACATGGAACCATCTTCACCAACACGCATGTCTACGTCATCA atctaCCCCCTCAAATTCTTACTAAAGATGGGAAGATCTACTTACATACAGAAGGGCAGAAGGCTTTACTGGAGTGCAAGACCTTTGGTTCTCCAAAACCTAAAGTCATGTG gGAAAGAGGGGGCTCTTTGCTTCTCGCTGATCCAAGAGTGAACCTGCTCACCAGTGGGGCTCTTGAGATCTCTAATGTCACCTTCGATGATAAGGGGCTCTACAGCTGCAATGTACAGAACAGCAACTTGTCAATCACTGCTGAACTGGAGGTGTTCA ACAGAACCGTGATCCTGTCTATGCCACGGGAGCTGAAGGTGCAGcctggaaacgaggcattattCCCATGTAATGCCCTTGTTGATTCCAATTTTAGAGACCCTCAGATTCTGTGGAGGAAGGACAATCAGAAGCTTCAGGAATCCATCAGCGATACAAA gtaCACATTTGATGAATCAAACCTCATCATAGCTGATGTGAACACAGAAGATGAGGGGGTGTACACCTGTGAAGTCATCACTAGCCTGGACATGGCTAAAGCCAACGGCACTCTTATTTTAATTG ATCGCCCAGACCCCCCCAGCAACCTCCTGCTTGCAGATCCTGACAACCGCGTTGTCACACTCAGATGGACTCCTGGAGATGACCACAACAGCCCTGTGCAAG agTATGTGGTAGAGTTTGAAGATCAAAGTTTGAAGGAAAGAGGTTGGCAAAAGCTGGAGAAAGTGCGAGGCAACAAAGACCATGCTGTCCTTTCACTGTGGCCATATATGTCCTACAAGTTCCGGATCAGTGCCATCAACGATGTTGGCAAAAGTAACCCCAGCTTACCATCTGAAATCTACAATACAAGTGCTGAAG CTCCAAACAAAAACCCAGAGTATGTCAGGAGTGAGTCCGTACACCCAGACACTTTGGTCATTGACTGGAAG gaaatgGAAAAGCATGAATTCAATGGCCCTGACTTTCACTATAAGGTGCTGTGGAGGCGAGCAGTGGGCAGCGGACCGAAGTGGCACGAAAACATAACAAAAGAGTCACATGTTATTATTGGTGATGTCGGCACTTATGTTGCTTTTGAAATCAAAGTTCAGGCTGCCAACGCGATTGGAGATGGACCTGACCCAGACCCTATCATTGGGTATTCAGGGGAAGATG ttCCACTCGAGAGTCCAATGGACGTTGGAGTTGTTCTGATAAACAGCACTACAGTTAAAGTGACCTGGGCACCGATAGATAGAGAGCTGGTCAGAGGAAAACTGCTTGGATACAAG ATACACCTGACCTGGAATGGTTACAGATTTCATCATAGTCATGGATCTACACATACTGAGACCACTATAGTGGAAAAAACTGGACCCAATGAGGAGAAGAAGGTCATCAGTAATCTTAGACCATTTTCATCGTATAATCTGGCTGTCACTGTTTTCAACAACAAGGGAGAGGGACCTCCTTCTGACGCGCTGCCGTTCGAGACCGACGAGGGAG TACCTGGTCCTCCAGCAGTCCTGAATCTCCACAGCCCATCAGAGACAGAAATGACCATGCAATGGAGACCTCCTGTCCATCCTAATGGAATTCTCACCGGATATGTGCTGCAGTACCAAGAGA taacTAATAATACTGACAGccttataaaagaaaaaacaatagatGACCCTAAGATCACTCAACACACGCTGAAAGGTCTGGACCCTCACAGCAGATACCGCTTCTACCTGATCGGACGCACAGCTACTGGAAACGGAGAGCCGATCATGAAGATCATGAAGACCATTCCAGATG ccCTACCTATAGGGATCAACTTGACTGGGGGGGAAAACTTAGTTAATGTCAGCTGGGGGGTCAAGAGGAAAAACAGGCACACTGATTTCGAGATACACTACCATGATGGCA ATGAGAGTAATTGGAAGAAAATAGAGAAGTTAAACTCCTCTCAGTCGTTCTACCAGCTCCAGGGATTGACCCCTGGCTCTACTTATCACCTACAATTCGTCtacgaaaaaaaagttttctttaaagcccATGTCAACACTACAACATCAG CAGCAATGCAGAAAAGCTTTGCAACACAGGGCTGGTTCATCAGTGTTGTGAGCGCCgccgtgctgctgctgctgatacTGCTCATCCTCTGCTTCATCAAGAGGAGTAAAGGAGGAAAGTACTCAG TGAAAGATAAAGAAGATGGGCCGATGGACTCAGAAGCTCGACCAATGAAGGATGAAACCTTTGGAGAGTATAG ATCTCTTGAAAG TGATCTTGAGGAGAAGCAGACAGCCAGTCAGCCATCCCTGTGTGAGGACAGCAAGCTGTGCAGCGACAACAACCTGGACTTTAACGGCAGCAGCGTCATCACCACTGAGCTCAACCTGGACGAGTCTCTGGTCAGCGAGATCAGCCGTCCAAGCGTCCAAGAGGGTTTCCACAGTCTGCCACCGAACTCCACCTTCAACCCCGTTCCTGTCTCTTCTGCTACCAACGGCGTGTCCAACTTGGTCACCATCCCTGACTAA